One genomic window of Glycine max cultivar Williams 82 chromosome 16, Glycine_max_v4.0, whole genome shotgun sequence includes the following:
- the LOC100814582 gene encoding protein PHYTOCHROME-DEPENDENT LATE-FLOWERING isoform X1 produces MGVSFKVSKTGTRFRPKSIPQLQDGSSDNSKSQSDLVEAGENIAQIPQSSVSSETLSLADREASFTLNLFPDGYSIGKPSENEAASQSKYQDFPKSLHPYDRSSESLFLAIESGHLPGDILDDIPAKYVDGALICVVHDYRRCSSDKGSSVSAESSTVSKVCLKMSLENIVKDIPSITDKSWTYGDLMEVESKILKALQPKLHLDPTPKLDRLCESPLPTKLNLPRKRLKNMPEFAVTSTNKIHGKKVCIDRVQESSISRVGDVGNTASNAIVQQTHENPAMQNLSPNVAMALRSKNFIPDSSIPNFPMMTHQSRYAMAVGTQRSLQEQGPAPSINSSVASPATQYADNANSGASLLGKRDNQDGQASPLSNIAKRMRPGSTVVDAMQHQQIGSHVEALQGSDMNWQNSLQQQPMARGIQYASGGIQKFPQQVFEGGANQETGAIPFASSQQGMRLVAKEEQFEMEKLDGAEINCNKSDMEMEMNNLDPQQLRLQQRLPQHAFMRPNFPQAAWNSLGQHMGKETKKEDQLQKRKSVQSPRLSSAALPHSPLSSKSGEFSNGAVGPSFGPSAMAAAPGTSQKDKAAMASVPATVGTPSNDSTQRQHAQLAAKRRSNSLPKTPAMNGVGSPVSVGTTSVPLNANSPSVVTSGFVDQNLQNMLERFSKIEMVTMRHQLNFKKNKVDDYPIKKQNPYVPNNLSALLANANATNNEGLPEESISISKSLIGGSMNACKMRILNFCVPERVVQGSIVTIIPRMRTRMIMFEKSDGTVAMHCGVIEEVDYVAAEDHLLTLPNTFDYVAAEDHLLTLPNTHSADLLAQQFCSLMVREGYVKEDDRIQLKPNRVNLPLGNQSTTPNNAVVEMQQYGEVIPGQSSNEVAKPASGSNAPINLSQNLLTNPRMLPPGSPQALQMSQGLLSGVSMASRPQQMDSQQAVQQQQQQQQQQQQQQQQQQQQLQQNQHTLIQQQNPQFQRSPMMLGTNQLSHLNPVGQNSNMPLGNHMLNKPSALQMQMFQQQQQQPQMQRKMMMGLGQAVGMGNLRNNLVGLAPMGNPMGMGGARGIGGSGISAPMTSIAGMGNMGQSPMNLSQTSNITNSISQQFRSGSLNAAASADLISRLRLVHSNRQSMLGSPQSNLASISGARQIHPGATPSLSMLGRANTMQRPIGPMGPPKMMAGMNLYMSQQQQHQQPQQQQQQHQQQLQLQQHMQQQLQQQQQQQETTSQLQSVVSPPQVGSPSMGVPPLNQQTQQQASPQQMSQRTPMSPQMSSGAIHAMSAGNPEACPASPQLSSQTLGSVSSITNSPMDMQGVNKSNSNAQ; encoded by the exons ATGGGGGTCTCTTTCAAGGTGTCCAAAACCGGCACTAGGTTTCGCCCCAAGTCGATTCCCCAACTTCAAGATGGCTCATCCGACAATTCCAAGTCCCAG AGTGATCTTGTTGAGGCTGGTGAAAACATTGCTCAGATTCCCCAGTCATCTGTTTCATCTGAAACTCTTTCATTAGCAG ATAGGGAAGCTTCTTTCACATTGAACCTGTTTCCAGATGGTTATTCTATTGGAAAACCCTCCGAG AATGAAGCAGCTAGTCAGTCAAAATACCAAGATTTTCCCAAGTCGTTACATCCATATGACAGGTCGTCTGAGAGTCTATTCTTG GCCATTGAGTCAGGTCACTTGCCTGGGGATATTCTTGATGATATACCTGCCAAGTATGTTGATGGAGCACTTATATGTGTG GTGCATGATTATCGAAGATGCTCTTCTGATAAAGGGAGTAGTGTGTCTGCAGAAAGTTCTACTGTTAGCAAAGTATGCCTCAAGATGTCGTTGGAAAATATTGTAAAGGACATCCCATCGATTACTGACAAGTCTTGGACATATGGTGATTTGATG GAAGTTGAGTCGAAGATACTGAAAGCATTACAACCAAAACTTCATCTAGACCCTACTCCAAAGTTAGATCGGCTGTGTGAAAGTCCACTTCCAACAAAG CTCAATTTGCCAAGAAAGCGATTAAAAAATATGCCAGAGTTTGCTGTTACTTCTACCAATAAAATTCATGGGAAGAAAGTATGCATAGATAGAGTGCAAGAAAGCTCAATTAGCAGAGTAGGTGATGTAGGAAACACTGCATCCAATGCTATTGTGCAGCAGACCCATGAAAATCCAGCCATGCAAAATCTTAGTCCAAATGTTGCCATGGCCTTGAGATCTAAGAATTTTATACCTGATTCTTCCATCCCTAACTTTCCTATGATGACCCATCAATCAAGATATGCAATGGCTGTTGGAACTCAGAGAAGTTTGCAGGAGCAGGGACCCGCTCCTTCCATTAATTCATCAGTGGCTTCTCCTGCTACACAATATGCTGATAATGCAAACTCAGGTGCCTCTCTTCTTGGAAAAAGGGATAATCAAGATGGACAAGCATCGCCTTTGTCCAATATTGCTAAAAGAATGAGGCCTGGTTCCACTGTTGTTGATGCAATGCAGCATCAGCAAATAGGCTCACACGTTGAAGCTCTTCAAGGATCAGATATGAATTGGCAGAATTCATTGCAACAACAACCAATGGCCAGAGGTATTCAGTATGCAAGTGGTGGCATTCAGAAGTTTCCTCAGCAGGTTTTTGAAGGGGGGGCAAATCAAGAGACAGGGGCAATTCCCTTTGCTTCTAGTCAGCAGGGCATGAGGTTGGTTGCCAAGGAAGAACAGTTTGAAATGGAAAAATTAGATGGTGCAGAAATAAACTGCAATAAAAGtgacatggaaatggaaatGAACAATTTAGATCCACAACAATTGCGGCTTCAGCAACGATTGCCACAGCATGCATTCATGAGGCCTAATTTCCCTCAGGCAGCCTGGAACAGTTTGGGTCAGCATATgggcaaagaaacaaaaaaagaagaccaGCTTCAGAAAAGGAAATCAGTACAGAGTCCTCGCTTATCCTCCGCGGCATTACCTCACTCCCCATTGTCTTCGAAATCAGGTGAATTTTCCAATGGTGCAGTTGGACCAAGTTTTGGACCATCTGCAATGGCTGCTGCACCTGGGACATCACAAAAAGACAAGGCAGCAATGGCCTCAGTTCCTGCTACTGTTGGAACTCCATCTAATGATTCTACACAAAGACAACATGCACAACTAGCTGCAAAACGGAGATCTAATTCTCTTCCCAAGACCCCAGCAATGAATGGAGTTGGTTCTCCTGTTAGTGTTGGTACAACCAGTGTCCCATTGAATGCAAATAGTCCCTCAGTTGTGACCTCGGGTTTTGTTGATCAAAATCTTCAAAATATGCTTGAAAGGTTCTCAAAAATTGAAATGGTGACAATGAg GCATCAACTTAACTTTAAGAAGAACAAGGTTGATGACTATCCCATTAAGAAGCAGAATCCATATGTACCAAATAATCTATCAGCACTTCTTGCTAATGCTAATGCAACTAATAATGAGGGATTGCCAGAGGAGTCAATTTCTATTTCAAAGTCGCTTATAGGTGGGAGTATGAATGCGTGCAAAATGAGAATCTTAAATTTTTGTGTGCCTGAGCGTGTAGTTCAAG GAAGTATTGTTACTATAATTCCGAGGATGCGAACTAGGATGATTATGTTTGAAAAATCTGATGGTACTGTGGCTATGCATTGTGGGGTGATTGAAGAAGTTGATTACGTAGCTGCAGAGGATCATCTCCTCACATTACCCAATACT TTTGATTACGTTGCTGCAGAGGATCATCTCCTTACATTACCCAATACT CATTCTGCGGATTTGCTTGCACAACAGTTCTGTTCACTG ATGGTACGCGAAGGATATGTGAAGGAAGATGATCGAATCCAACTTAAACCAAACCGGGTGAACCTTCCGTTGGGCAATCAATCTACTACCCCTAATAATGCTGTAGTTGAAATGCAACAATATGGAGAAGTCATTCCTGGTCAATCATCCAATGAAGTTGCAAAACCAGCTAGTGGCAGTAATGCACCTATAAACCTCTCTCAGAATCTTCTAACAAACCCAAGGATGTTGCCACCTGGAAGCCCCCAAGCCTTACAGATGTCCCAAGGACTTCTCTCTGGTGTTTCAATGGCTTCAAGACCACAGCAAATGGACTCACAACAAGCTGTAcagcaacaacagcagcagcagcagcagcaacaacaacaacaacagcagcagcagcagcagctgcAACAAAATCAACACACACTCATTCAACAGCAGAATCCCCAGTTCCAGAGGTCTCCTATGATGCTTGGGACAAATCAGCTTTCACACTTAAATCCAGTTGGACAAAACTCCAACATGCCATTAGGTAATCACATGCTCAACAAGCCTTCAGCTCTCCAGATGCAGATgttccaacaacagcaacagcagcCTCAAATGCAAAGGAAAATGATGATGGGACTTGGACAAGCCGTGGGAATGGGTAACTTGAGAAATAACCTAGTTGGGCTTGCACCAATGGGCAACCCTATGGGAATGGGAGGTGCGAGGGGAATAGGAGGAAGTGGAATCTCAGCACCAATGACATCTATTGCTGGCATGGGAAATATGGGTCAGAGCCCAATGAATCTTAGCCAGACTTCAAATATTACTAATTCCATAAGCCAACAGTTTAGGTCCGGATCATTAAATGCAGCAGCATCTGCTGACCTTATATCAAGGCTTAGATTGGTACATTCGAATCGTCAAAGCATGCTAGGGTCCCCTCAGTCTAACCTAGCTAGCATCTCAGGGGCCAGACAAATACACCCTGGTGCTACTCCTAGTCTTTCAATGTTGGGCAGGGCTAATACAATGCAGCGACCAATTGGACCTATGGGTCCACCAAAGATGATGGCAGGGATGAATCTTTATATGAGTCAGCAGCAGCAACATCAACAACCccaacagcagcagcagcaacaccAACAGCAATTGCAACTCCAACAGCATATGCAGCAGCAATTACAgcagcaacagcaacaacaagaaACAACTTCACAATTGCAGTCAGTTGTTTCACCCCCACAGGTGGGATCGCCATCAATGGGCGTACCACCATTGAACCAACAAACGCAGCAGCAAGCCAGCCCTCAGCAAATGAGTCAACGAACTCCGATGAGTCCACAAATGAGCTCAGGTGCAATTCATGCCATGAGTGCTGGTAATCCTGAAGCTTGTCCAGCCAGTCCACAGTTGAGCTCTCAGACCCTTGGCTCTGTTAGTAGCATAACAAACTCCCCTATGGACATGCAAGGTGTTAACAAGAGCAACTCTAATGCACAATGA
- the LOC106796540 gene encoding uncharacterized protein, with product MFSSFSTPSKFLSLLPQRLPLSKCLPLPCFRFSSFFPIILDHFSIILRPLFFFLCEHYRTGSLAVFSVACPKGTLFLKTQGVCIMELDLNEEPSEPTHASPYEFDSLLEELESAHEHVQDRIRRLEAITSRARQYHWKFL from the exons ATGTTCTCCTCATTTTCTACACCCTCaaaatttctctctcttcttcctcaACGCCTTCCTCTCTCGAAGTGCCTTCCTCTCCCGTGCTTCCGATTTTCATCATTCTTTCCGATCATTCTTGATCATTTTTCGATCATCCTTCgtcctctcttcttcttcctttgtgaGCATTACAG GACTGGATCACTTGCTGTGTTTTCTGTTGCATGTCCAAAAGGAACCTTGTTCTTGAA aacTCAAGGGGTATGTATAATGGAGCTTGATTTGAATGAGGAGCCGTCGGAGCCAACTCATGCTTCTCCATATGAATTTGATTCTTTGTTGGAAGAACTGGAATCTGCCCATGAACATGTGCAGGACCGTATTAGGCGCCTTGAAGCGATAACTTCCAGAGCCAGGCAGTATCACTGGAAATTTCTATGA
- the LOC100815642 gene encoding zinc finger CCCH domain-containing protein 62 isoform X2, with amino-acid sequence MATKNLPMELHEITTEFEGSDPDSEWDDSKEDPDFDLLEETHSKFSILSLKHKAKARVVEDKGLGEEVNASAHDGENFQKVQKLIQVGPLEKLKVDECKLYLRKNGLRLTGNKDTLIQRIKEHLDILNGGEKKYPPSSFVLNCKGDACTGDVVLFEQNVYEMFNIASRSASGPPCGKRIVAGRIVKESYGAAKQQHTFTKWEDEAKRQKILMEKHSRGSLAREDREARMQEKEKRKKIKENRVSKKDSARNQSQSNSHITRPQYQPQETNVPINPEKPEFPSRNSGLSANIRKETSSIVHKPAAVTGHHVDSKTLGRTSFTDNMHNQQAWSTGDCRNISDIGHMRRGADHSAYYNYGDSHFREKPTVILKYHHHYHHRMPLANANHSQQVLPDRESYDKQKQVCRHYARGRCYYGDNCKFLHDLRDKGNV; translated from the exons ATGGCGACCAAAAATTTACCTATGGAGCTGCACGAAATCACCACCGAGTTCGAAGGATCCGACCCGGACTCCGAATGGGACGATTCGAAAGAAGACCCTGATTTCGACTTGCTCGAAGAAACTCATAGCAAGTTCTCAATCCTCTCACTTAAGCACAAGGCAAAAGCGCG CGTTGTCGAAGATAAGGGTCTAGGCGAGGAGGTGAATGCTTCTGCTCATGATGGAGAGAACTTTCAGAAAGTTCAAAAATTAATCCAAG TGGGACCGTTAGAGAAATTGAAAGTGGATGAATGCAAGTTGTATCTGAGGAAGAATGGTCTGAGGCTAACTGGAAACAAGGATACACTTATACAACGCATAAAGGAGCATTTaga TATTTTAAATGGAGGGGAGAAGAAGTAtccaccttcaagctttgtgtTGAATTGTAAAG GTGATGCATGCACTGGTGATGTTGTTTTGTTTGAGCAAAATGTCTATGAAAT GTTTAACATAGCATCCAGGAGTGCAAGTGGTCCACCTTGTGGCAAAAGGATTGTCGCAGGCCGCATAGTGAAAGAAAGTTATGGTGCTGCTAAACAACAGCATACGTTTACG AAATGGGAGGATGAAGCAAAAAGGCAGAAAATATTGATGGAAAAACACTCAAGGGGATCTCTTGCTAGGGAAGATAGAGAAGCAAGGAtgcaagaaaaggaaaagaggaaaaaaattaaggaaaatag GGTCTCCAAAAAGGATTCAGCAAGGAACCAAAGTCAATCAAATTCACACATTACAAGGCCACAATATCAACCTCAAGAAACAAATGTACCCATTAATCCAGAAAAGCCAGAATTTCCATCTCGAAATTCAGGTTTATCTGCCAACATAAGGAAAGAAACATCCTCTATTGTACATAAACCAGCAGCTGTAACTGGACACCATGTTGATTCTAAAACTTTAGGAAGAACCTCATTTACTGACAATATGCATAATCAGCAAGCTTGGAGCACAGGTGACTGTAGGAATATTTCTGATATTGGTCACATGAGGAGGGGAGCTGATCATAGTGCATACTACAATTATGGTGACTCCCATTTCAGAGAAAAACCAACTGTTATTCTGAAATACcaccatcattatcatcatagGATGCCTTTGGCAAATGCAAACCACTCTCAACAGGTGCTACCAGATAGAGAAAGCTATGATAAGCAAAAGCAGGTGTGTAGACATTATGCCCGTGGGAGATGCTATTATGGGGACAACTGCAAATTCTTGCATGATTTGAGAGACAAAGGGAAtgtgtga
- the LOC100814582 gene encoding protein PHYTOCHROME-DEPENDENT LATE-FLOWERING isoform X2: MGVSFKVSKTGTRFRPKSIPQLQDGSSDNSKSQSDLVEAGENIAQIPQSSVSSETLSLADREASFTLNLFPDGYSIGKPSENEAASQSKYQDFPKSLHPYDRSSESLFLAIESGHLPGDILDDIPAKYVDGALICVVHDYRRCSSDKGSSVSAESSTVSKVCLKMSLENIVKDIPSITDKSWTYGDLMEVESKILKALQPKLHLDPTPKLDRLCESPLPTKLNLPRKRLKNMPEFAVTSTNKIHGKKVCIDRVQESSISRVGDVGNTASNAIVQQTHENPAMQNLSPNVAMALRSKNFIPDSSIPNFPMMTHQSRYAMAVGTQRSLQEQGPAPSINSSVASPATQYADNANSGASLLGKRDNQDGQASPLSNIAKRMRPGSTVVDAMQHQQIGSHVEALQGSDMNWQNSLQQQPMARGIQYASGGIQKFPQQVFEGGANQETGAIPFASSQQGMRLVAKEEQFEMEKLDGAEINCNKSDMEMEMNNLDPQQLRLQQRLPQHAFMRPNFPQAAWNSLGQHMGKETKKEDQLQKRKSVQSPRLSSAALPHSPLSSKSGEFSNGAVGPSFGPSAMAAAPGTSQKDKAAMASVPATVGTPSNDSTQRQHAQLAAKRRSNSLPKTPAMNGVGSPVSVGTTSVPLNANSPSVVTSGFVDQNLQNMLERFSKIEMVTMRHQLNFKKNKVDDYPIKKQNPYVPNNLSALLANANATNNEGLPEESISISKSLIGGSMNACKMRILNFCVPERVVQGSIVTIIPRMRTRMIMFEKSDGTVAMHCGVIEEVDYVAAEDHLLTLPNTHSADLLAQQFCSLMVREGYVKEDDRIQLKPNRVNLPLGNQSTTPNNAVVEMQQYGEVIPGQSSNEVAKPASGSNAPINLSQNLLTNPRMLPPGSPQALQMSQGLLSGVSMASRPQQMDSQQAVQQQQQQQQQQQQQQQQQQQQLQQNQHTLIQQQNPQFQRSPMMLGTNQLSHLNPVGQNSNMPLGNHMLNKPSALQMQMFQQQQQQPQMQRKMMMGLGQAVGMGNLRNNLVGLAPMGNPMGMGGARGIGGSGISAPMTSIAGMGNMGQSPMNLSQTSNITNSISQQFRSGSLNAAASADLISRLRLVHSNRQSMLGSPQSNLASISGARQIHPGATPSLSMLGRANTMQRPIGPMGPPKMMAGMNLYMSQQQQHQQPQQQQQQHQQQLQLQQHMQQQLQQQQQQQETTSQLQSVVSPPQVGSPSMGVPPLNQQTQQQASPQQMSQRTPMSPQMSSGAIHAMSAGNPEACPASPQLSSQTLGSVSSITNSPMDMQGVNKSNSNAQ, translated from the exons ATGGGGGTCTCTTTCAAGGTGTCCAAAACCGGCACTAGGTTTCGCCCCAAGTCGATTCCCCAACTTCAAGATGGCTCATCCGACAATTCCAAGTCCCAG AGTGATCTTGTTGAGGCTGGTGAAAACATTGCTCAGATTCCCCAGTCATCTGTTTCATCTGAAACTCTTTCATTAGCAG ATAGGGAAGCTTCTTTCACATTGAACCTGTTTCCAGATGGTTATTCTATTGGAAAACCCTCCGAG AATGAAGCAGCTAGTCAGTCAAAATACCAAGATTTTCCCAAGTCGTTACATCCATATGACAGGTCGTCTGAGAGTCTATTCTTG GCCATTGAGTCAGGTCACTTGCCTGGGGATATTCTTGATGATATACCTGCCAAGTATGTTGATGGAGCACTTATATGTGTG GTGCATGATTATCGAAGATGCTCTTCTGATAAAGGGAGTAGTGTGTCTGCAGAAAGTTCTACTGTTAGCAAAGTATGCCTCAAGATGTCGTTGGAAAATATTGTAAAGGACATCCCATCGATTACTGACAAGTCTTGGACATATGGTGATTTGATG GAAGTTGAGTCGAAGATACTGAAAGCATTACAACCAAAACTTCATCTAGACCCTACTCCAAAGTTAGATCGGCTGTGTGAAAGTCCACTTCCAACAAAG CTCAATTTGCCAAGAAAGCGATTAAAAAATATGCCAGAGTTTGCTGTTACTTCTACCAATAAAATTCATGGGAAGAAAGTATGCATAGATAGAGTGCAAGAAAGCTCAATTAGCAGAGTAGGTGATGTAGGAAACACTGCATCCAATGCTATTGTGCAGCAGACCCATGAAAATCCAGCCATGCAAAATCTTAGTCCAAATGTTGCCATGGCCTTGAGATCTAAGAATTTTATACCTGATTCTTCCATCCCTAACTTTCCTATGATGACCCATCAATCAAGATATGCAATGGCTGTTGGAACTCAGAGAAGTTTGCAGGAGCAGGGACCCGCTCCTTCCATTAATTCATCAGTGGCTTCTCCTGCTACACAATATGCTGATAATGCAAACTCAGGTGCCTCTCTTCTTGGAAAAAGGGATAATCAAGATGGACAAGCATCGCCTTTGTCCAATATTGCTAAAAGAATGAGGCCTGGTTCCACTGTTGTTGATGCAATGCAGCATCAGCAAATAGGCTCACACGTTGAAGCTCTTCAAGGATCAGATATGAATTGGCAGAATTCATTGCAACAACAACCAATGGCCAGAGGTATTCAGTATGCAAGTGGTGGCATTCAGAAGTTTCCTCAGCAGGTTTTTGAAGGGGGGGCAAATCAAGAGACAGGGGCAATTCCCTTTGCTTCTAGTCAGCAGGGCATGAGGTTGGTTGCCAAGGAAGAACAGTTTGAAATGGAAAAATTAGATGGTGCAGAAATAAACTGCAATAAAAGtgacatggaaatggaaatGAACAATTTAGATCCACAACAATTGCGGCTTCAGCAACGATTGCCACAGCATGCATTCATGAGGCCTAATTTCCCTCAGGCAGCCTGGAACAGTTTGGGTCAGCATATgggcaaagaaacaaaaaaagaagaccaGCTTCAGAAAAGGAAATCAGTACAGAGTCCTCGCTTATCCTCCGCGGCATTACCTCACTCCCCATTGTCTTCGAAATCAGGTGAATTTTCCAATGGTGCAGTTGGACCAAGTTTTGGACCATCTGCAATGGCTGCTGCACCTGGGACATCACAAAAAGACAAGGCAGCAATGGCCTCAGTTCCTGCTACTGTTGGAACTCCATCTAATGATTCTACACAAAGACAACATGCACAACTAGCTGCAAAACGGAGATCTAATTCTCTTCCCAAGACCCCAGCAATGAATGGAGTTGGTTCTCCTGTTAGTGTTGGTACAACCAGTGTCCCATTGAATGCAAATAGTCCCTCAGTTGTGACCTCGGGTTTTGTTGATCAAAATCTTCAAAATATGCTTGAAAGGTTCTCAAAAATTGAAATGGTGACAATGAg GCATCAACTTAACTTTAAGAAGAACAAGGTTGATGACTATCCCATTAAGAAGCAGAATCCATATGTACCAAATAATCTATCAGCACTTCTTGCTAATGCTAATGCAACTAATAATGAGGGATTGCCAGAGGAGTCAATTTCTATTTCAAAGTCGCTTATAGGTGGGAGTATGAATGCGTGCAAAATGAGAATCTTAAATTTTTGTGTGCCTGAGCGTGTAGTTCAAG GAAGTATTGTTACTATAATTCCGAGGATGCGAACTAGGATGATTATGTTTGAAAAATCTGATGGTACTGTGGCTATGCATTGTGGGGTGATTGAAGAAGTTGATTACGTAGCTGCAGAGGATCATCTCCTCACATTACCCAATACT CATTCTGCGGATTTGCTTGCACAACAGTTCTGTTCACTG ATGGTACGCGAAGGATATGTGAAGGAAGATGATCGAATCCAACTTAAACCAAACCGGGTGAACCTTCCGTTGGGCAATCAATCTACTACCCCTAATAATGCTGTAGTTGAAATGCAACAATATGGAGAAGTCATTCCTGGTCAATCATCCAATGAAGTTGCAAAACCAGCTAGTGGCAGTAATGCACCTATAAACCTCTCTCAGAATCTTCTAACAAACCCAAGGATGTTGCCACCTGGAAGCCCCCAAGCCTTACAGATGTCCCAAGGACTTCTCTCTGGTGTTTCAATGGCTTCAAGACCACAGCAAATGGACTCACAACAAGCTGTAcagcaacaacagcagcagcagcagcagcaacaacaacaacaacagcagcagcagcagcagctgcAACAAAATCAACACACACTCATTCAACAGCAGAATCCCCAGTTCCAGAGGTCTCCTATGATGCTTGGGACAAATCAGCTTTCACACTTAAATCCAGTTGGACAAAACTCCAACATGCCATTAGGTAATCACATGCTCAACAAGCCTTCAGCTCTCCAGATGCAGATgttccaacaacagcaacagcagcCTCAAATGCAAAGGAAAATGATGATGGGACTTGGACAAGCCGTGGGAATGGGTAACTTGAGAAATAACCTAGTTGGGCTTGCACCAATGGGCAACCCTATGGGAATGGGAGGTGCGAGGGGAATAGGAGGAAGTGGAATCTCAGCACCAATGACATCTATTGCTGGCATGGGAAATATGGGTCAGAGCCCAATGAATCTTAGCCAGACTTCAAATATTACTAATTCCATAAGCCAACAGTTTAGGTCCGGATCATTAAATGCAGCAGCATCTGCTGACCTTATATCAAGGCTTAGATTGGTACATTCGAATCGTCAAAGCATGCTAGGGTCCCCTCAGTCTAACCTAGCTAGCATCTCAGGGGCCAGACAAATACACCCTGGTGCTACTCCTAGTCTTTCAATGTTGGGCAGGGCTAATACAATGCAGCGACCAATTGGACCTATGGGTCCACCAAAGATGATGGCAGGGATGAATCTTTATATGAGTCAGCAGCAGCAACATCAACAACCccaacagcagcagcagcaacaccAACAGCAATTGCAACTCCAACAGCATATGCAGCAGCAATTACAgcagcaacagcaacaacaagaaACAACTTCACAATTGCAGTCAGTTGTTTCACCCCCACAGGTGGGATCGCCATCAATGGGCGTACCACCATTGAACCAACAAACGCAGCAGCAAGCCAGCCCTCAGCAAATGAGTCAACGAACTCCGATGAGTCCACAAATGAGCTCAGGTGCAATTCATGCCATGAGTGCTGGTAATCCTGAAGCTTGTCCAGCCAGTCCACAGTTGAGCTCTCAGACCCTTGGCTCTGTTAGTAGCATAACAAACTCCCCTATGGACATGCAAGGTGTTAACAAGAGCAACTCTAATGCACAATGA
- the LOC100815642 gene encoding zinc finger CCCH domain-containing protein 62 isoform X1, protein MATKNLPMELHEITTEFEGSDPDSEWDDSKEDPDFDLLEETHSKFSILSLKHKAKARVVEDKGLGEEVNASAHDGENFQKVQKLIQVGPLEKLKVDECKLYLRKNGLRLTGNKDTLIQRIKEHLDILNGGEKKYPPSSFVLNCKGDACTGDVVLFEQNVYEMFNIASRSASGPPCGKRIVAGRIVKESYGAAKQQHTFTIEVLWSKGEKPLPPLYPLLIKGRNLYRLKTLRQKWEDEAKRQKILMEKHSRGSLAREDREARMQEKEKRKKIKENRVSKKDSARNQSQSNSHITRPQYQPQETNVPINPEKPEFPSRNSGLSANIRKETSSIVHKPAAVTGHHVDSKTLGRTSFTDNMHNQQAWSTGDCRNISDIGHMRRGADHSAYYNYGDSHFREKPTVILKYHHHYHHRMPLANANHSQQVLPDRESYDKQKQVCRHYARGRCYYGDNCKFLHDLRDKGNV, encoded by the exons ATGGCGACCAAAAATTTACCTATGGAGCTGCACGAAATCACCACCGAGTTCGAAGGATCCGACCCGGACTCCGAATGGGACGATTCGAAAGAAGACCCTGATTTCGACTTGCTCGAAGAAACTCATAGCAAGTTCTCAATCCTCTCACTTAAGCACAAGGCAAAAGCGCG CGTTGTCGAAGATAAGGGTCTAGGCGAGGAGGTGAATGCTTCTGCTCATGATGGAGAGAACTTTCAGAAAGTTCAAAAATTAATCCAAG TGGGACCGTTAGAGAAATTGAAAGTGGATGAATGCAAGTTGTATCTGAGGAAGAATGGTCTGAGGCTAACTGGAAACAAGGATACACTTATACAACGCATAAAGGAGCATTTaga TATTTTAAATGGAGGGGAGAAGAAGTAtccaccttcaagctttgtgtTGAATTGTAAAG GTGATGCATGCACTGGTGATGTTGTTTTGTTTGAGCAAAATGTCTATGAAAT GTTTAACATAGCATCCAGGAGTGCAAGTGGTCCACCTTGTGGCAAAAGGATTGTCGCAGGCCGCATAGTGAAAGAAAGTTATGGTGCTGCTAAACAACAGCATACGTTTACG ATTGAAGTACTCTGGAGCAAAGGAGAAAAGCCTCTCCCTCCCCTTTACCCCCTACTGATAAAGGGTCGAAACCTTTATAGGTTAAAGACTTTGAGACAG AAATGGGAGGATGAAGCAAAAAGGCAGAAAATATTGATGGAAAAACACTCAAGGGGATCTCTTGCTAGGGAAGATAGAGAAGCAAGGAtgcaagaaaaggaaaagaggaaaaaaattaaggaaaatag GGTCTCCAAAAAGGATTCAGCAAGGAACCAAAGTCAATCAAATTCACACATTACAAGGCCACAATATCAACCTCAAGAAACAAATGTACCCATTAATCCAGAAAAGCCAGAATTTCCATCTCGAAATTCAGGTTTATCTGCCAACATAAGGAAAGAAACATCCTCTATTGTACATAAACCAGCAGCTGTAACTGGACACCATGTTGATTCTAAAACTTTAGGAAGAACCTCATTTACTGACAATATGCATAATCAGCAAGCTTGGAGCACAGGTGACTGTAGGAATATTTCTGATATTGGTCACATGAGGAGGGGAGCTGATCATAGTGCATACTACAATTATGGTGACTCCCATTTCAGAGAAAAACCAACTGTTATTCTGAAATACcaccatcattatcatcatagGATGCCTTTGGCAAATGCAAACCACTCTCAACAGGTGCTACCAGATAGAGAAAGCTATGATAAGCAAAAGCAGGTGTGTAGACATTATGCCCGTGGGAGATGCTATTATGGGGACAACTGCAAATTCTTGCATGATTTGAGAGACAAAGGGAAtgtgtga